In one Moritella sp. 5 genomic region, the following are encoded:
- a CDS encoding ribonuclease Z, which translates to MEIVFLGTSAGTPTKTRNVSGLAIHRVNSKQWCLVDCGEGTQHQLLHTKLSLTQLQAIFITHIHGDHCYGLPGLLASAAMQGRTDPLWIVGPSEIKTFIELMQTAVHLNLNYELKYKCIDEPNNTLDDLAIEFDVETTELSHRLPSCAYSFSENRLSNKLDVKKLEQDKVTRGKLWGDLQQGLDVQLDDGRIICAQDYLLPIQEPRKIIISGDNDDPSLLTQAAKTANVLVHEATYTQDIAIKVGKGPQHSYAKLVAQFASDMELDNLVLTHFSPRYQDAINSSPSIFDIENEARTVYNKKLFLAKDLDRYTLNNQGVLTKSTS; encoded by the coding sequence ATGGAAATCGTATTTTTAGGTACATCGGCAGGTACACCAACCAAAACCCGTAATGTATCGGGCTTGGCTATTCATCGGGTTAATTCAAAACAATGGTGCTTAGTTGATTGTGGCGAAGGAACTCAACATCAATTACTGCATACCAAATTGTCTTTAACGCAATTACAGGCAATCTTTATAACTCACATCCATGGTGATCATTGCTATGGTCTACCTGGACTATTAGCCAGTGCAGCAATGCAAGGCAGGACTGACCCACTTTGGATTGTAGGGCCATCAGAAATTAAAACCTTCATCGAGTTGATGCAAACTGCTGTGCACCTCAATTTAAACTATGAATTAAAGTATAAGTGTATTGATGAGCCAAATAATACACTCGACGACCTAGCCATTGAATTTGATGTTGAGACGACTGAACTCTCTCACCGCTTGCCTTCTTGTGCCTATAGCTTCAGTGAAAATAGACTAAGTAATAAGCTCGATGTTAAGAAGTTAGAACAAGACAAAGTCACGCGCGGCAAGCTTTGGGGCGATTTGCAACAAGGGTTAGATGTGCAACTCGATGATGGTCGCATTATATGCGCACAAGACTATTTATTACCGATTCAAGAGCCTCGAAAAATTATCATCTCAGGTGATAATGATGACCCATCACTGCTCACTCAAGCAGCCAAGACCGCAAACGTATTAGTGCACGAAGCAACATATACTCAAGACATTGCCATCAAAGTAGGTAAAGGACCACAGCACAGTTACGCAAAACTCGTCGCGCAGTTTGCCAGTGATATGGAACTGGACAATTTAGTGTTAACCCACTTTAGTCCGCGCTATCAAGACGCAATAAACAGCAGCCCTTCTATCTTCGATATAGAAAACGAAGCACGTACTGTTTATAACAAAAAGCTATTCTTAGCCAAAGACCTTGATCGTTATACCCTAAACAACCAAGGCGTCCTAACAAAAAGCACTAGCTAA
- the modC gene encoding molybdenum ABC transporter ATP-binding protein ModC, protein MLTIDIKKKLGDLDLQVNAQIPMQGICAVFGRSGAGKSSLVNILGGLSTPDKGQLTLGDTHLYHQQLRVNLPPERRRIGYVFQEARLFPHYSVRGNLNYGNKDKDQVHFDSVVKLLGLGELLKRYPSTLSGGEKQRVAIGRALLTRPQMLLMDEPLAALDLPRKRELIPYLLQLAKTLNLPIIYVSHSLDEILQLADTMLVLDKGKVLVNGHLQAVWDSAEMRPWLPAKEQSSLLMATVTALNEGYRMSKLSLTDGTYLWINGLPLPVSSKLRVRIHANHVSLCKTRPQDSSIRNILPTTITEIIHSESSDNVQVKLAFGDDHIWANITPWACDDLALTVGQSVYAQIKGVSMTESELAQSF, encoded by the coding sequence ATGTTAACTATTGATATAAAGAAAAAACTGGGTGATTTGGACTTACAGGTGAATGCACAAATTCCGATGCAAGGTATCTGTGCTGTGTTTGGTCGTTCTGGTGCAGGTAAATCATCGTTGGTGAATATTCTTGGCGGGTTATCAACACCAGATAAGGGTCAGCTAACTTTAGGCGATACGCATCTTTACCACCAGCAACTGCGAGTTAATTTACCGCCTGAACGTCGCCGTATTGGTTATGTCTTTCAAGAAGCGCGTTTATTCCCCCACTACAGTGTGCGCGGTAATCTCAATTATGGCAATAAAGATAAAGACCAAGTTCATTTTGATTCTGTGGTGAAGTTACTTGGTTTAGGTGAGTTATTAAAGCGTTATCCATCAACCCTGTCTGGCGGTGAAAAACAGCGCGTTGCGATTGGTCGCGCCTTGCTTACAAGACCTCAAATGTTATTAATGGATGAGCCATTAGCAGCGTTGGATTTACCCCGTAAGCGCGAGCTTATTCCTTATTTGTTACAGCTCGCGAAAACCCTTAATTTACCCATTATTTATGTAAGCCACAGCTTAGATGAGATCTTACAGCTGGCTGATACCATGCTAGTATTAGATAAGGGTAAAGTGTTAGTTAACGGTCACTTACAAGCTGTTTGGGACAGTGCAGAAATGCGCCCTTGGTTGCCTGCAAAAGAACAAAGCTCACTGTTAATGGCGACAGTAACAGCGCTTAATGAAGGCTATCGCATGAGTAAGTTATCACTCACTGATGGTACCTACCTGTGGATCAATGGTTTACCTTTACCTGTGAGCAGTAAACTACGTGTACGTATTCATGCTAACCACGTATCTCTGTGTAAAACACGTCCACAAGACAGTAGTATTCGTAATATTCTACCGACGACGATTACCGAGATTATACATTCAGAATCAAGTGATAATGTGCAGGTTAAATTGGCGTTTGGCGATGACCACATATGGGCGAACATCACCCCGTGGGCATGTGATGATTTAGCACTAACAGTTGGGCAAAGTGTATATGCTCAGATCAAAGGCGTAAGCATGACTGAGAGTGAATTAGCGCAGTCGTTTTGA
- a CDS encoding AraC family transcriptional regulator, which translates to MPNNLSIRAYTSQIRSHYHEFHQLVLPLHGAIDIKVGDYTGKVSIGDCVIIKAGQQHDFRADDAARFIVVDMESYPDNITESGIEKFSINPPLLAYIQFIDKQLAHQVNKQLESTAFELFYQLLAQQTCHERIDPRIAEVIHFIKQDISVLFSIEQLAKISCLSTSQYKKLFKTNMGMTTHKYITQLRMEKASALLAHTDLPIRIVAEQVGYQDLSAFSRRFSRYFGQSPKAFSY; encoded by the coding sequence ATGCCTAACAACCTTTCAATTCGCGCTTATACCAGCCAAATACGCAGTCATTATCATGAGTTCCACCAGCTGGTGTTGCCATTACATGGCGCGATTGATATTAAGGTTGGTGATTACACAGGTAAAGTTAGCATTGGTGATTGTGTGATAATTAAAGCTGGGCAACAACATGACTTTCGGGCAGATGATGCAGCCCGTTTTATTGTCGTTGATATGGAAAGTTATCCAGATAACATTACCGAATCAGGTATTGAAAAATTCTCGATAAATCCTCCCCTGCTTGCTTATATACAGTTCATCGATAAGCAGCTGGCACATCAAGTAAATAAACAGCTTGAATCGACTGCGTTTGAATTGTTCTATCAGCTCCTTGCTCAACAAACATGTCATGAACGTATCGACCCTCGAATTGCTGAGGTTATCCACTTCATAAAACAAGACATCAGTGTGCTATTTAGCATCGAGCAGTTAGCTAAAATTTCGTGTTTAAGCACAAGCCAATACAAAAAATTATTCAAGACAAATATGGGCATGACCACCCACAAATACATCACCCAACTGCGGATGGAAAAGGCTTCAGCACTGCTCGCTCATACCGACTTACCTATTCGTATTGTCGCAGAACAAGTTGGCTACCAAGACCTATCAGCATTTAGTCGGCGCTTTTCGAGATATTTTGGTCAATCGCCTAAAGCGTTTAGCTACTAA
- a CDS encoding LysR family transcriptional regulator, which produces MLTSEDLRFFYAISTQPSLTAAARKLNVTPPTVTQRLQAIEAKVSVKLVQRQARGISLTEEGYLLQNKARFILAEMDQLQTLMASKKNLINGTLKILAPLGFGNDYIAPLVGEFQQQHTNLTVELELSDKPSWAESHKWDIIIYIGELRDSTLKLATLAPNQRFLCASPDYLKRHSSPESPRELKNHTCIALRENSEDVTLWRFTHTHSEEQESIRITPTFTSNEGNVVKNWAIAGHGIIMRSEWDVQPELNSGVLVRLLPDYSLPSADIVALLGTDSRARSARTSHFLKLLKERFAQQPWLQK; this is translated from the coding sequence ATGCTAACCAGCGAAGACTTGCGTTTTTTTTATGCTATCTCAACTCAACCCTCTTTAACTGCGGCGGCACGTAAGCTTAATGTGACGCCACCGACAGTGACTCAACGCCTGCAAGCAATTGAAGCTAAAGTGAGCGTAAAACTGGTACAACGCCAAGCGCGTGGCATAAGCCTGACCGAAGAAGGTTATTTACTGCAAAATAAAGCCCGATTCATTCTCGCAGAAATGGACCAACTACAAACATTAATGGCCAGTAAAAAGAATCTAATCAATGGCACACTCAAAATATTAGCCCCTTTGGGATTTGGTAATGATTACATTGCCCCCTTGGTTGGTGAGTTTCAGCAGCAACATACAAACCTCACCGTCGAATTGGAACTCTCGGACAAGCCAAGTTGGGCAGAAAGCCATAAATGGGACATTATCATCTATATTGGTGAATTAAGGGATTCAACATTAAAGCTCGCGACACTTGCCCCTAACCAACGCTTTTTGTGTGCCTCTCCGGATTATTTAAAGCGCCATAGTTCACCAGAGTCACCGCGAGAGTTAAAAAACCATACCTGTATTGCGTTACGAGAAAACAGTGAGGATGTGACGTTATGGCGTTTCACCCATACTCACAGTGAAGAACAGGAATCGATTCGTATTACCCCAACCTTTACCAGCAATGAAGGCAACGTTGTTAAAAACTGGGCAATCGCAGGTCATGGAATCATCATGCGCTCAGAATGGGATGTGCAACCAGAATTAAACAGTGGTGTATTGGTGCGGTTACTACCAGACTACAGCTTACCGAGTGCTGATATTGTGGCCTTGCTAGGTACCGATTCCCGTGCCCGTTCTGCCAGAACATCACATTTTTTAAAATTACTAAAAGAACGTTTTGCACAGCAACCTTGGTTACAAAAATAA
- the add gene encoding adenosine deaminase: MNYFDLPKIDLHCHLDGSVRPETIIALAAEQSITLPSNDIEEIRTLMIAPETCTDLGEYLQRFDLPLSVMQTAEGIERISFEVFEDAAQENVKYLEVRFGPMLHLEKGLTLEQVFDSVVAGMKRAEAMYDIKGNYILSILRHMPKDRIKEVLDTAAKYLNDGIVAFDLAGGEAPGFCAEFVPYAEYAIKKGYRVTIHAGEQGVGQNVFDAVSLLGAERVGHGIHITGHEDAYDLVKTQNIALETCPSSNVQTKAVDNLASHPVKAFYQDGIQITINTDNRTVSNTTMTDEVRKVMEEFSLSREDYFKIYKISIEHAFASDSVKQHLSTFVE; this comes from the coding sequence ATGAATTACTTTGACTTACCGAAGATTGACCTACATTGCCACCTAGACGGCAGTGTTCGCCCAGAAACAATCATTGCGCTTGCAGCTGAACAAAGCATTACCCTACCAAGTAACGACATTGAAGAAATCAGAACTTTAATGATCGCACCTGAAACATGTACAGATCTTGGTGAATATCTACAGCGTTTTGACCTGCCATTATCAGTAATGCAAACAGCGGAAGGTATTGAGCGCATCTCTTTTGAAGTATTTGAAGACGCAGCACAAGAAAACGTAAAATACCTAGAAGTACGTTTTGGTCCAATGCTACACCTTGAGAAGGGTCTAACCCTTGAGCAAGTATTTGATAGTGTTGTTGCAGGTATGAAACGTGCCGAAGCAATGTATGACATCAAGGGTAACTACATTTTATCTATCTTACGTCATATGCCAAAAGACAGAATCAAAGAAGTACTGGATACGGCAGCTAAATACTTAAACGACGGTATTGTTGCATTCGATTTAGCAGGTGGTGAAGCACCAGGCTTCTGTGCTGAGTTTGTTCCTTATGCAGAATATGCCATTAAGAAAGGTTACCGTGTAACCATTCATGCTGGCGAGCAAGGTGTGGGTCAAAACGTATTTGATGCTGTGTCATTATTAGGTGCAGAACGTGTTGGTCATGGTATTCATATTACTGGCCATGAAGATGCATACGACCTTGTTAAAACACAAAACATTGCATTAGAAACCTGCCCAAGCAGTAATGTACAAACCAAAGCGGTTGACAACTTAGCAAGCCATCCAGTTAAAGCTTTCTACCAAGACGGTATTCAAATCACTATCAATACCGATAACCGTACTGTGTCAAATACCACAATGACAGATGAAGTACGTAAAGTAATGGAAGAGTTTAGCTTAAGCCGTGAAGACTACTTCAAGATTTACAAGATCAGCATTGAACATGCGTTCGCATCTGATTCTGTAAAACAGCATTTATCGACGTTTGTTGAATAA
- a CDS encoding DMT family transporter: protein MATLYGFIAIGLWGTLALLGTITANIPAFQLLSLCFSISAIIIIIKRIAIKKTVFTKPSLTLTQWLLGIIGLFGFHFCYFMALKFAPVIEVSLIVYLWPLLLATLVANKQSRLRALIGGSLGFIGIAFIIVGNGELTINNDYRIGYLLAAICAVIWGSYSWFLSTSNNDVEDIAWLSAAVALLALIAHWQFETSNWSFSLSEWGGILLLGLGPVGGAFYLWDIALKKGNQQLLASLSFSTPLISSVILAIAGLNAWSTNIIIALALILSGAIIANTKKKLAFGDNPI, encoded by the coding sequence ATGGCTACATTATACGGGTTTATCGCAATCGGATTATGGGGGACTTTAGCGCTGTTAGGGACAATAACCGCGAATATTCCTGCATTTCAATTACTCTCACTTTGTTTTTCCATCTCCGCTATCATTATCATCATCAAGCGAATAGCGATAAAAAAAACCGTCTTTACCAAACCATCGTTAACCCTAACTCAGTGGCTGCTTGGCATAATCGGACTGTTTGGGTTCCACTTCTGTTATTTCATGGCGCTTAAATTCGCTCCCGTTATCGAAGTCAGTTTAATTGTGTATCTATGGCCATTATTACTAGCAACACTCGTCGCCAACAAACAAAGTCGGTTAAGAGCACTTATCGGGGGTAGCTTAGGCTTTATCGGCATCGCCTTCATTATTGTTGGTAATGGTGAGCTAACGATAAATAACGACTATCGGATTGGTTATTTGCTTGCTGCTATTTGCGCTGTTATTTGGGGCAGCTATTCATGGTTCTTATCCACATCAAACAACGACGTTGAAGATATCGCTTGGTTATCTGCTGCCGTTGCATTATTGGCATTAATCGCGCATTGGCAATTTGAAACCAGTAATTGGAGTTTTAGCCTATCGGAATGGGGCGGGATATTATTACTCGGATTAGGGCCTGTCGGGGGCGCTTTTTACTTATGGGACATAGCCCTAAAAAAAGGTAATCAGCAATTGCTAGCATCATTAAGTTTTAGTACACCACTCATTTCATCTGTCATTTTGGCCATTGCAGGTCTTAATGCTTGGTCTACTAACATTATCATTGCACTCGCGTTAATATTATCTGGTGCGATTATTGCTAATACGAAGAAAAAATTAGCGTTTGGTGATAACCCTATATAG
- a CDS encoding glycosyl hydrolase family 18 protein gives MKSIFLKSTLKLAMVAAISAPVLAAAPQAPSIAWADYSKLGFVTINTDAIVSYKDMYTRVDVVEVPVSWDVWSGDQATKWEVEVNGEIMMSGSGTGKNTVLSFTEGGLKNMVVRLCNADGCSESATTELLISDTDGSHLKTDLPMTTDPANTPYAQQKENIVGTYFVEWGVYGRKYNVNDIPVNNLTHIIYGFIPICGGTGDNKSLLDPNPSGHQLLKKMCAGLPDYSVVVHDTWAALNSSYGQPATRLDGKKVGSLEIGKGTYGGLMALKKANPHIKILPSIGGWTLSDPFFGFTEKANRDVFVASTKEFLKTWKFYDGIDIDWEFPGGDGANASLGDPEKDGPAYIALMQELRAMLDELEAEYGRKYELTSAIGTGYDKIEDVDYGVASQYMDNIFMMSYDFYGAWGPNTGHQAGIYCGAHISADKCNGTGEFAGKPEYTLDNATKLLLAQGVPAKKLVVGAAMYARGWQDVVAENGNPIGAIGSHIDSSDGSPFNGSLGGDGTDVNEAAWAWEAGIMDYRGVLKFLESNPNAIIGWDEIAKASFVWDEVSRTLLTYDTPRSVLAKGEYLKSLGLGGIFSWEIDGDGNGDILNAMNQAVNNPQGQTDWSGNIITNEAPSISIVSPSGSVVHTEGDTAQFSALITDDKSIAAVEVTVNGVTKTVTQDATTYSGSFVVRVGSNTVIFKATDNEGVLSQKTITIIGNAKGLVCEDGSSVVNGECVVDPIVCEDGSSLVDGKCVADEVVSETPFVAGSTKASNGEVYSYQGLCYQAKNSPGIWEVPTATSWFWTAVTCSGS, from the coding sequence GTGAAATCAATATTTTTAAAAAGTACCCTTAAGTTAGCGATGGTAGCGGCAATTAGTGCACCTGTACTTGCGGCAGCACCTCAAGCACCCTCAATCGCGTGGGCCGATTATTCAAAACTAGGTTTTGTAACAATTAATACTGATGCAATCGTTAGCTATAAAGACATGTATACACGTGTTGACGTTGTTGAAGTACCTGTTTCTTGGGATGTTTGGTCTGGTGATCAAGCGACAAAATGGGAGGTAGAAGTTAACGGTGAAATAATGATGTCTGGTTCAGGTACAGGGAAAAATACTGTTTTATCTTTCACTGAAGGTGGTTTAAAAAACATGGTTGTGCGTTTATGTAACGCCGATGGTTGTAGCGAAAGCGCAACAACTGAACTATTAATCTCGGATACAGACGGTTCGCATTTAAAAACTGACCTACCAATGACGACTGATCCCGCTAATACTCCTTACGCACAACAAAAAGAGAATATTGTCGGTACTTACTTTGTTGAATGGGGGGTGTACGGTCGTAAATACAATGTTAACGATATTCCTGTTAATAACCTAACGCACATAATTTACGGCTTCATTCCAATTTGTGGTGGCACAGGTGATAACAAATCTTTATTAGATCCAAATCCATCGGGTCACCAGTTATTAAAAAAAATGTGCGCAGGCCTGCCTGATTACTCTGTTGTTGTTCATGACACATGGGCGGCACTGAACTCTTCTTACGGTCAACCTGCAACACGTTTAGACGGTAAAAAAGTAGGTTCATTAGAAATAGGTAAAGGTACTTACGGTGGCTTAATGGCGCTTAAAAAAGCGAATCCACACATTAAAATTCTTCCATCTATTGGTGGTTGGACATTATCTGACCCATTCTTCGGTTTCACTGAAAAAGCAAACCGTGATGTATTTGTCGCCTCTACAAAAGAATTCTTAAAAACGTGGAAATTCTACGATGGTATCGATATTGATTGGGAATTCCCAGGTGGTGACGGTGCAAATGCAAGCTTAGGAGATCCAGAAAAAGACGGCCCGGCTTACATCGCATTAATGCAAGAATTACGTGCAATGTTGGATGAGCTTGAAGCGGAATATGGTCGTAAATATGAACTTACATCTGCAATCGGTACCGGTTACGACAAGATCGAAGATGTTGATTATGGTGTTGCTTCACAGTACATGGATAATATCTTCATGATGTCTTACGACTTCTACGGTGCATGGGGTCCAAATACGGGTCACCAAGCAGGTATTTATTGTGGTGCTCACATTTCAGCTGATAAATGTAATGGTACTGGCGAGTTTGCTGGGAAACCTGAATATACATTAGATAACGCAACTAAACTTTTACTCGCGCAAGGAGTGCCAGCTAAGAAATTAGTTGTTGGTGCTGCAATGTATGCTCGTGGGTGGCAAGATGTTGTAGCTGAAAATGGTAACCCAATCGGCGCTATCGGTTCACACATCGATTCTTCTGACGGTAGTCCATTTAACGGTAGTCTTGGTGGCGATGGTACAGACGTAAACGAAGCGGCTTGGGCTTGGGAAGCTGGCATTATGGATTATCGTGGTGTCCTTAAATTCCTCGAGTCAAACCCAAATGCAATCATAGGTTGGGATGAAATAGCTAAAGCATCATTTGTTTGGGATGAAGTGAGTCGTACATTGTTGACATATGATACGCCTCGTTCAGTACTTGCTAAAGGTGAATACCTTAAGAGTCTAGGTCTTGGTGGTATCTTCTCATGGGAAATCGATGGTGATGGTAACGGCGATATCTTGAACGCAATGAACCAAGCCGTAAATAACCCACAAGGTCAAACAGATTGGTCTGGTAACATCATCACGAATGAAGCTCCGAGCATTAGTATTGTATCTCCATCTGGTTCAGTGGTTCATACTGAAGGTGATACAGCTCAATTCTCTGCATTAATTACTGATGATAAATCAATTGCAGCTGTTGAAGTCACTGTTAATGGTGTCACTAAAACTGTGACACAAGATGCTACAACTTACTCTGGCAGCTTTGTGGTAAGGGTTGGTAGCAACACTGTTATATTCAAAGCAACAGATAACGAAGGCGTTTTATCTCAGAAAACAATCACCATCATAGGTAACGCTAAAGGTTTAGTTTGTGAAGATGGTTCTTCTGTTGTAAACGGTGAATGTGTTGTAGACCCAATCGTTTGTGAAGATGGCTCTTCGCTTGTCGACGGTAAATGTGTTGCAGATGAGGTTGTTAGTGAAACACCATTTGTTGCTGGTTCGACTAAAGCATCTAACGGTGAAGTATACTCGTATCAAGGCTTGTGTTACCAAGCTAAAAATAGCCCTGGTATTTGGGAAGTACCAACCGCAACATCTTGGTTCTGGACTGCTGTGACATGCTCTGGATCTTAA
- a CDS encoding ornithine cyclodeaminase family protein, which produces MKYISEVLSSQLISHKLAFNAVSAAFIAASEQAKLFPVVIAEGYAENTIFSLKSANTAELVGWKAGSYWPGNIAKNIPCHASTIFLLDQDSGRLDAVIEGSTVNAYRTAAADAVAVSVLAREDASCVAIFGTGHQAFYECVSVCRIRDIYSVLVVGRNHDKAQAMVDKLAGVGIDAQVSVAEEACRAADIIITATTAREALFSAEWVKAGTHISAMGVDTKGKQELPPSLFDKADLYCDFTSQSVVIGEFQHGIKEVVTNKLTMIGEVLSGRAQGRVNNTDITIFDSSGIAVQDLFIGQYLLNAALDAGHAIEC; this is translated from the coding sequence ATGAAATACATAAGTGAAGTATTGTCGAGTCAATTAATTAGCCATAAGCTGGCATTCAACGCGGTCTCTGCTGCATTTATTGCGGCAAGTGAACAAGCAAAATTATTTCCTGTTGTGATTGCAGAAGGGTATGCTGAAAATACTATTTTTTCACTTAAATCGGCTAACACAGCAGAACTAGTGGGTTGGAAAGCGGGGAGTTATTGGCCGGGTAATATCGCCAAGAATATACCTTGTCATGCATCGACTATCTTTTTATTAGATCAAGACTCTGGGCGTTTGGATGCCGTGATTGAAGGCAGTACAGTTAATGCTTACCGCACGGCGGCAGCAGATGCGGTTGCCGTATCGGTATTAGCACGTGAAGACGCTAGTTGTGTCGCTATTTTTGGCACTGGTCATCAGGCGTTTTATGAATGCGTTTCCGTTTGTCGAATACGTGATATCTACAGTGTACTGGTGGTTGGCCGTAATCATGATAAAGCACAGGCTATGGTTGATAAACTAGCGGGTGTCGGCATCGATGCTCAAGTTTCAGTGGCTGAAGAAGCATGTCGTGCAGCGGATATTATCATTACTGCGACGACTGCGCGTGAAGCACTATTTTCTGCTGAATGGGTGAAAGCGGGCACGCATATCTCGGCAATGGGGGTCGATACCAAAGGTAAGCAAGAATTACCTCCAAGCTTGTTTGATAAAGCTGATTTATATTGTGATTTTACGTCACAGTCGGTAGTGATTGGTGAATTTCAGCACGGTATTAAAGAGGTGGTTACAAACAAATTAACCATGATTGGTGAGGTATTATCTGGACGCGCACAAGGGCGTGTCAATAATACGGATATTACTATTTTTGATAGTTCGGGTATTGCAGTGCAGGACTTGTTTATAGGTCAGTACTTATTGAATGCTGCGTTAGATGCTGGGCATGCTATCGAGTGTTGA
- the modB gene encoding molybdate ABC transporter permease subunit — MLSDYEIAALLLSLKVSSVAVLFSLPFGIACAWILARCEFPGKSLFDSLIHLPLVLPPVVIGYILLISMGRQGSIGAILYDWFGWSFSFSWRGAALAAAIVSFPLMVRAIRLSFESVDIRLEQAARTLGSNRLRVFFTITLPLTLPGIVSGMVLAFARSLGEFGSTITFVSNIPGETRTIPLAMYSFIQTPGAEHEAARLCVIAIVIAVLSLTASQWLAKKAQQRVAS, encoded by the coding sequence TTGTTAAGTGATTATGAAATTGCAGCCTTGCTGCTGAGTTTAAAAGTATCGAGTGTGGCGGTGTTATTCAGCCTACCCTTTGGTATCGCTTGCGCGTGGATATTAGCCCGTTGTGAGTTTCCTGGTAAGTCGCTGTTTGACAGCCTAATTCACTTACCTTTGGTCTTACCGCCCGTGGTGATTGGTTATATTTTATTAATCTCTATGGGTCGTCAAGGCAGCATTGGTGCGATACTTTATGACTGGTTTGGCTGGAGCTTTAGCTTTAGTTGGCGTGGTGCAGCATTAGCGGCTGCGATCGTCTCGTTTCCGTTAATGGTACGTGCGATCCGTTTGTCATTTGAAAGTGTTGATATACGTTTAGAGCAAGCCGCGCGAACCCTAGGTAGTAATCGCTTACGCGTGTTTTTTACCATTACCCTGCCGTTAACCTTACCCGGTATTGTTTCTGGTATGGTACTGGCCTTTGCTCGCAGTTTAGGTGAGTTTGGTTCAACGATTACCTTTGTGTCTAATATCCCTGGTGAGACGCGTACTATTCCACTCGCCATGTACTCTTTTATTCAAACCCCAGGTGCTGAGCATGAAGCCGCACGCCTGTGTGTGATTGCTATTGTTATTGCCGTATTATCGTTAACGGCATCGCAATGGCTAGCCAAAAAAGCCCAACAGCGAGTCGCGTCATAA
- a CDS encoding DSD1 family PLP-dependent enzyme: MSIGKSTLITASLAKIDTPFLLVDKVKFDTNVAFLRAKLAPHHVVLRPHLKTVKSIAGAKHVLEGFDSPATVSTVKEAEAFADAGYTNLLYAVGIAPQKLPRIQALLNKGINISILLDSAVQAKAVAEFCQTQNIKIPTLLEIDCDGHRGGIQPDDSRLVEIARILYQGGAELLGVLTHAGESYDCISKAALVDAAEGERHAAVIAATQLIESGLPCPVVSVGSTPTAHFAENLDGVTEVRAGVYTFFDLVMAGIGVCKPSDIALSVVTTVIGHNKEKNWLFIDAGWMSLSQDRGTQSQRQDCGYGLVCDSDGNIIPGFQVIGANQEHGIIAAAGSDIDGANDGKKLSDIVVGTQLRILPNHACATAAMHAGYYVADPEQVELDYWARIQGW; encoded by the coding sequence ATGTCAATTGGAAAGTCTACGTTAATAACAGCAAGCTTAGCAAAGATAGACACGCCTTTTTTGTTGGTCGATAAAGTCAAATTTGATACCAACGTGGCTTTCTTAAGAGCGAAGTTAGCCCCGCATCATGTGGTATTAAGACCGCATTTAAAAACCGTTAAATCCATTGCAGGTGCCAAACATGTACTAGAGGGTTTTGATTCGCCAGCCACTGTCTCGACTGTTAAAGAAGCGGAAGCATTTGCAGATGCGGGTTATACCAATCTACTCTATGCCGTTGGTATCGCTCCGCAAAAATTACCGCGTATTCAAGCGCTACTTAATAAAGGAATCAATATTAGCATTTTACTTGATAGCGCAGTGCAAGCCAAAGCGGTCGCTGAATTTTGTCAGACGCAAAATATCAAGATCCCGACGCTATTGGAAATTGATTGCGATGGTCATCGCGGGGGGATCCAGCCTGACGATAGTCGTTTAGTCGAGATCGCAAGGATCCTTTATCAAGGTGGCGCAGAGCTACTAGGTGTACTGACACATGCGGGAGAATCTTATGATTGTATCAGTAAAGCGGCGTTAGTCGATGCTGCTGAAGGTGAACGTCATGCTGCGGTGATTGCTGCCACTCAGCTAATTGAAAGTGGATTGCCTTGTCCTGTGGTGAGTGTTGGTTCGACACCGACTGCACATTTTGCTGAGAACTTGGATGGTGTGACAGAAGTAAGAGCGGGCGTGTATACCTTTTTTGATTTAGTCATGGCTGGTATTGGCGTTTGTAAGCCAAGTGATATCGCGTTATCGGTTGTCACCACTGTGATAGGTCATAACAAAGAGAAAAACTGGCTATTTATCGATGCGGGTTGGATGTCATTGTCACAAGACCGGGGTACGCAGTCGCAACGACAGGATTGTGGCTATGGATTAGTTTGCGATAGCGATGGCAATATTATTCCCGGTTTTCAAGTCATCGGCGCCAATCAAGAACATGGCATTATTGCTGCGGCTGGTAGCGATATTGATGGCGCGAATGATGGCAAAAAGCTATCCGATATAGTGGTTGGCACGCAGTTACGCATTTTGCCCAATCATGCTTGCGCCACCGCAGCCATGCATGCGGGTTATTACGTAGCAGACCCTGAGCAGGTTGAACTTGATTACTGGGCTCGAATTCAGGGTTGGTAG